In one Rutidosis leptorrhynchoides isolate AG116_Rl617_1_P2 chromosome 8, CSIRO_AGI_Rlap_v1, whole genome shotgun sequence genomic region, the following are encoded:
- the LOC139864366 gene encoding uncharacterized protein: MTSYIVREENNRKTWKKYFSSLFSTGGPKENVDQHEVIHNQNNCFHTSINQEEVRSALRKLGQNKAVGPDQIPIEAWRCLGGDGVRWLTKFLNTTFRSTKMPMEWRLGEVISIYKNKWDAHICNNYRGIKLLGHTMKLWEKVIETILRHETKVSENQFSFMPGRSLMEAIHVIRSLMEKYRKKQRAYIWHS; the protein is encoded by the coding sequence ATGACATCATATATAGTGAGAGAAGAAAACAATAGAAAAACATGGAAAAAGTATTTCTCATCTCTTTTTAGTACGGGAGGCCCAAAGGAGAACGTTGATCAACACGAGGTAATCCATAATCAAAACAACTGTTTCCATACGAGTATCAACCAGGAGGAAGTCAGATCGGCTCTACGAAAGTTGGGGCAAAACAAAGCAGTAGGACCCGATCAAATTCCCATAGAGGCATGGCGGTGCCTCGGTGGTGATGGGGTTAGATGGCTGACAAAATTTTTAAACACAACCTTTAGAAGCACAAAGATGCCAATGGAATGGAGACTCGGCGAGGTTATTTCCATTTACAAGAACAAATGGGATGCACATATATGCAATAACTATAGAGGTATAAAGTTACTCGGTCATACAATGAAGCTTTGGGAGAAAGTGATTGAGACTATACTTAGACATgagacaaaggtttcagagaaccaGTTCAGTTTCATGCCAGGACGCTCGTTGATGGAGGCGATTCACGTTATTAGAagtcttatggagaagtataggaaAAAACAAAGAGCTTACATATGGCATTCTTAG
- the LOC139864365 gene encoding zinc finger protein ZAT9-like, protein MASSSVDDQHTNFKHFCRVCKKGYMCGRALGGHMRAHGIGDDTGNLDYEDPESDWEDKQGTKRMYALRTNPNRLKSCRVCENCGKEFLSWKSFLEHKKCGSDDGESPVSFSPMSEADEDDRYDDENQGLEIDYNAGTCASGWLKRKRSFRAKVSNFNSNCPSSEDEDLVLAKCLMDLSNARVDPIETDIEDSLYASPITTEQPRHPIFSTTFLTPFTRPPPPLDNLKSVARTPKGMFECKACKKVFNSHQALGGHRASHKKVKGCFAARNDQLDDNNGDEDVITHDESFPFPKPISSYQFKQGPSTAPPPLVGAARRKSKVHKCSICNRIFASGQALGGHKRCHWLTSNMSDHTSTIAKFNLHQHIEQLHHQALALPNKSKALDLNLSAPDQPHHKYPLSFEVSTEINLRSWNVDHENNVVIDGNKRGDQQLEDHDHKNRIINQEKEGTIEDDEAHSKLKLAKLSELKEISNIMISGSSSSWLQVGIGSKTEVGPSHQP, encoded by the coding sequence atggctAGTAGTAGTGTTGATGATCAACACACAAATTTTAAACATTTTTGTCGAGTATGTAAAAAGGGTTACATGTGTGGAAGGGCATTAGGTGGCCATATGAGAGCTCATGGTATTGGTGATGATACCGGGAATCTCGATTATGAAGATCCCGAAAGTGATTGGGAAGATAAACAAGGTACCAAGAGAATGTATGCATTAAGAACGAACCCTAATCGATTAAAAAGTTGTCGAGTTTGTGAGAATTGCGGCAAAGAATTCTTATCATGGAAATCTTTTCTTGAACATAAGAAATGCGGCTCGGACGATGGTGAATCGCCAGTTTCTTTTTCACCAATGTCCGAGGCTGATGAGGACGATCGTTACGATGATGAAAATCAAGGTTTAGAAATAGATTATAATGCTGGAACTTGCGCTAGCGGATGGTTGAAAAGAAAAAGATCATTTCGGGCTAAAGTTAGTAACTTTAACTCAAATTGTCCATCAAGTGAAGATGAAGATTTAGTCCTAGCAAAATGCTTAATGGATTTATCAAACGCGCGTGTTGATCCTATAGAAACCGATATAGAAGATTCATTGTACGCCTCCCCTATTACGACCGAGCAACCAAGACACCCTATTTTTAGCACAACATTTCTAACACCTTTTACTAGACCACCACCACCTTTAGATAATTTAAAAAGTGTTGCTAGAACCCCTAAAGGCATGTTTGAATGTAAAGCATGCAAAAAGGTATTCAATTCACATCAAGCATTAGGTGGTCATAGAGCAAGTCATAAAAAAGTAAAAGGTTGTTTTGCAGCACGAAATGATCAACTCGATGATAATAATGGGGACGAAGATGTTATAACGCACGACGAATCTTTCCCATTTCCAAAACCAATCTCGAGTTACCAATTCAAGCAAGGACCCAGCACTGCACCACCACCATTAGTTGGAGCAGCACGACGAAAATCAAAAGTACACAAATGCTCGATTTGTAATAGGATTTTTGCGTCGGGACAAGCACTTGGTGGACACAAAAGGTGTCATTGGCTTACTTCTAACATGTCTGATCATACTTCTACTATAGCAAAATTTAACCTCCATCAACATATAGAGCAACTTCATCATCAAGCATTAGCGTTACCAAATAAATCGAAAGCGCTCGATCTTAATCTCTCAGCACCAGATCAACCTCATCACAAATACCCTTTGAGTTTCGAGGTTTCAACCGAGATTAATTTGCGTTCATGGAATGTTGATCATGAGAATAATGTTGTTATAGATGGAAACAAAAGAGGTGATCAACAACTAGAAGATCATGATCATAAGAACAGGATAATCAATCAAGAAAAAGAAGGGACAATTGAAGATGATGAAGCTCATAGTAAATTGAAATTGGCAAAATTGAGTGAATTAAAAGAAATTAGTAATATCATGATCAGTGGGAGTTCATCTTCATGGTTGCAAGTTGGAATTGGATCAAAAACTGAAGTGGGTCCATCTCATCAaccatga